The genome window AGTGagacaaattttaaattttagtggTTGAAGTGAAATAAATTTTATGCCCTGTGCATTAGAGTGtatgaaattattattttaaaaactaaaatgtcccattttaaagtttaaatACCACAATAAAAATCGGGGCATATCACAAGGGTACAAAGTTGAATTAACTCATTTTAAAATCCCAGTCCAACAATTTAGCAGTAGGCTGGCTACTGATTTCTTTGCTGTTATACTAGTCCTGATAATAGTATATAGAGACAGTTGATTAGTACTGAATCCTGGGAAACAAAAAAGCAAAGAAGAATTAGGAATCAAGAAGTCGAGAGATGGTggaagagaaaataaaaaaagaagcagAGGAAGAGGCTCAGGCTCAAGTGGATATATGGAAATACGTTTTCGGCTTTACTGAAATGGCTGTCGTGAAATGTGCAATTGAGCTTGGGATTCCAGACTTCCTGGAAGGCCAGGATGGCCAAGCCATGACACTTGATGGGCTGTCTGCCGCCCTTGGTTGCTCGCCTTCTTCCCTTTACCGAATCATGAGGTTCTTAACCAACCGCGGCATCTTTAGACAAGTTAATCAAGGACTTGGCTGCTCCTCACAAAATAGTACTAGCAATGCTATTGCTTGTAGTAGTATTACCTATGTACAGACGCCCCTCTCTCGTCTTCTGGCTAGAAATGGAGAGAAAAGCATGGCTGCTATTGTGCTACTGGAAAGCAGCCCTGTGATGCTTTCGCCGTGGCTTGGCTTGGGGCGACGTGTCTTGGCAAATAGCCCTCCACCATTTGACACTTATCACGGCCAGGACGTATGGAGTTACGCGCAAAACAATCCTGCTCACAGCAAGCTGATCAACGATGCCATGGCTTGCGATGCTCGGGTTGCCGTTTCGGCCATGATCAACAGGTGTCCGCAGGTGTTCGAGGGGATTTCTTCGTTGGTGGATGTCGGCGGAGGCGACGGAACGGCTCTCCGGACATTGCTCAAGGCTTGCCCTTGGATCCGCGGGATCAATTTTGATCTTCCTCTTGTTATCTCTGTTGCCCCTCGTTCTGATGGCGTGGAGCATGTTGGAGGCGACATGTTTCACAGCGTTCCAAATGCTGACGCTGCTTTTATCATGGTTAGTACTGTAAGGTAACTGTAAAAAGCTATCAATTACATGAAAGTATTAACCAAGACTGCTGCCCATCGCCAGAGACTTTAAGGGTGAgaaatcaaaaattcaaattttaacttTCATTATTTGTCACAATATGTGATTTTCTCAAACACGAGTAGAAGTAGGGTTGATTCCCCTGTAAGCTCAGTTAAACCTTACAATACGAGTAGAAGTAGGATTGATAAGTGACGAATaactaaaaaaaacaaaaagtgtTACCTATTGTGGATGCAGGCCTCACAAGTTGTCCATTTTGCTCCATGTCAAGGTAAATGGTCATTTCAACTTTTAATACACGCAAAATTTTTACCTAGTTACATCATATCTAAATTTTTGTTACACTATTTTTCAATTCTGTTATACTCAAGGGTAAACTTATCAGAAATGAAACTTATATGGCCCTGTCCACGGACTGCAAAGACTATCATAGCGTCAGAGGATCATggttttgaaaaagaaagtgaCATTCACATAGACTGGTCCCTCACACATTTTGGTAGCATTTATTGAGTGAGTAGGCTGGAGTATGAGAGGCAGATGTAGGAGTACAAATATAACTAACCTTTTGAAAATCACATATCCTTGATATAAAAAGACTATATGAATGTCAATATATAGGGGTGAAAATTTAAGGATAATTGCTATTTTCCTGCCTATAGGTATGTCATAGAAATATGATGCAATGTCCAAGTGCCAGGCTAATTTGCAAATATTGATCttataaatttagttaaatacTGAGCGACTTGAGACTTGAGAGTGCATGCATCAAGTTAACAATCTGGCAATTTGGAAAATATATTGACTTTAGTGTGTCTAATTAAGCTATCTAGATAATTGGCTACCGAGCTTACCATAATTCTACTAACTCCTTAATTTATGCCTAAAAATTGTAGCACTGTGCAGCTACCTGCGTGTGTAT of Coffea arabica cultivar ET-39 chromosome 5c, Coffea Arabica ET-39 HiFi, whole genome shotgun sequence contains these proteins:
- the LOC113688126 gene encoding acetylserotonin O-methyltransferase, translating into MVEEKIKKEAEEEAQAQVDIWKYVFGFTEMAVVKCAIELGIPDFLEGQDGQAMTLDGLSAALGCSPSSLYRIMRFLTNRGIFRQVNQGLGCSSQNSTSNAIACSSITYVQTPLSRLLARNGEKSMAAIVLLESSPVMLSPWLGLGRRVLANSPPPFDTYHGQDVWSYAQNNPAHSKLINDAMACDARVAVSAMINRCPQVFEGISSLVDVGGGDGTALRTLLKACPWIRGINFDLPLVISVAPRSDGVEHVGGDMFHSVPNADAAFIMWVLHDWGDDECISILMNCKEAIPQDTGKVIIVEAVIDHEGGDGKLKDVGLMLDMVMMAHTTTGKERTSEEWAHILNKAGFSRHTMTHIQAVQSVIEAYP